A genome region from Triticum aestivum cultivar Chinese Spring chromosome 2B, IWGSC CS RefSeq v2.1, whole genome shotgun sequence includes the following:
- the LOC123047420 gene encoding probable polyol transporter 4, whose translation MGLRGADPAAPSLPGFFGRQSRYVRMDEVAAPPEHEEEGVRAGRRRSSTRYVFACSVFASLNSVLLGYDVGVMSGCILFIQRDLRITEVQQEVLVGCLSFVSLLGSLAGGRTADALGRKRTIGLAAAVFQAGALVMTLAPSFRVLMAGRLLAGIGIGFGVMIAPVYIAEISPAASRGSFTSFPEIFINLGILLGYISNYVFSGLPDHLGWRVMLALGIVPSVSIVFALLVIPESPRWLVVQNRAGEAREVLLRVTVSEEEADERLAEIEAAAASAASSGETVWRELTRPSPTIRRMLVTGLGIQCFQQITGIDALVYYSPTIFRDAGVTTESQLLLATVAVGFFKTAFIALAIVLIDRVGRKPLLYVSTVGMTACLAVLAATLWLLAHGAVPKTLGVAVAVLAVCGDVAFFSVRIGPVCWVTSSEIFPLRLRSQAAALGAAVNRVTSGTVAMSFLSVSRAMSVAGAFSAFAAISALSVVFVHRFVPETKGKTLEEIELLFGGEVVSPGEVELGDSEQLVRKG comes from the exons ATGGGGCTGCGGGGCGCCGACCCGGCAGCGCCCAGCCTGCCGGGATTCTTCGGCCGGCAGAGCAGGTACGTGCGCATGGACGAGGTCGCGGCCCCGCCggagcacgaggaggaaggcgtCCGTGCCGGGCGGCGCCGGAGCAGCACCAGATACGTCTTCGCCTGCTCCGTCTTCGCCTCCCTCAACTCCGTGCTCCTCGGCTACG atgtTGGTGTAATGAGTGGGTGCATTTTGTTCATCCAGAGGGACCTCCGCATCACGGAGGTGCAGCAGGAGGTGCTCGTCGGCTGCCTCAGCTTCGTCTCCCTCCTCGGCAGCCTCGCCGGCGGCCGGACCGCCGACGCCCTCGGCCGGAAGCGCACCATCGggctcgccgccgccgtcttccagGCCGGGGCCCTCGTCATGACGCTCGCGCCGTCCTTCCGCGTGCTCATGGCCGGCAGGCTGCTGGCCGGCATCGGCATCGGCTTCGGCGTCATGATCGCGCCCGTCTACATCGCCGAGATCTCCCCCGCCGCGTCTCGGGGCTCCTTCACCTCCTTCCCGgagatcttcatcaacctcggcATCCTCCTCGGCTACATCTCCAACTACGTCTTCTCGGGCCTGCCCGACCACCTCGGCTGGCGCGTCATGCTCGCCCTCGGCATCGTCCCCTCGGTGTCCATCGTCTTCGCGCTTCTCGTGATCCCGGAGTCGCCCAGGTGGCTGGTGGTGCAGAACAGGGCAGGCGAGGCGCGTGAGGTGCTTCTCAGGGTCACCGTcagcgaggaggaggccgacgagaGGCTCGCGGAGATCGAGGCGGCCGCGGCCagcgcggcgagctccggcgagacGGTGTGGCGGGAGCTCACGAGGCCCTCGCCGACGATCCGCCGGATGCTGGTCACCGGGCTGGGCATCCAGTGCTTCCAGCAGATCACCGGCATCGACGCGCTGGTGTACTACAGCCCCACCATCTTCCGGGACGCCGGGGTCACCACCGAGAGCCAGCTTCTGCTCGCCACGGTGGCCGTCGGGTTCTTCAAGACGGCGTTCATCGCGCTGGCCATCGTGCTCATCGACCGCGTCGGCCGGAAGCCGCTGCTGTACGTCAGCACGGTCGGCATGACCGCCTGCCTGGCCGTCCTGGCGGCGACGCTCTGGCTGCTCGCGCACGGGGCGGTGCCCAAGACCCTCGGCGTCGCCGTCGCCGTACTGGCAGTATGCGGCGACGTGGCCTTCTTCTCGGTGAGGATCGGGCCCGTCTGCTGGGTGACGAGCTCGGAGATCTTCCCGCTGCGGCTGCggtcgcaggcggcggcgctcggcgcggCGGTGAACCGGGTGACCAGCGGCACCGTGGCCATGTCGTTCCTGTCCGTCTCGCGCGCCATGAGCGTCGCCGGCGCGTTCTCGGCGTTCGCGGCCATCTCGGCGCTGTCGGTCGTGTTCGTGCACAGGTTCGTCCCGGAGACGAAAGGCAAGACGCTGGAAGAGATCGAGCTGCTCTTCGGCGGCGAGGTAGTGAGCCCCGGGGAGGTGGAGCTCGGCGACTCGGAGCAGCTGGTGCGGAAGGGATGA